The Sporosarcina ureae genome includes a region encoding these proteins:
- the pssA gene encoding CDP-diacylglycerol--serine O-phosphatidyltransferase, giving the protein MFSFRYFDYTKLKSQLANIITLFNLSLGIIAILLVLQGHAHMSLMFIFFAALFDRFDGMVARHYHAESAFGKELDSLSDLVSFGVAPAILLYDAALTDTMWIGLSAVIFYVLAGAVRLARYNVEEFDGSYYGMPITVAGVLLTLSYFAVPYLIAPYIVIYMCVLAWLMVSRIRIAKV; this is encoded by the coding sequence TTGTTTTCATTTAGATATTTTGATTATACTAAACTAAAATCTCAATTGGCGAATATCATCACACTTTTTAATTTGAGTTTAGGGATTATAGCGATATTACTTGTGCTTCAAGGTCATGCACATATGAGTCTGATGTTTATCTTTTTCGCTGCATTATTTGATCGGTTCGACGGAATGGTGGCTCGGCATTATCATGCAGAGTCGGCATTTGGTAAAGAACTCGATTCGCTCAGTGATTTAGTTTCATTTGGTGTAGCACCTGCTATTCTACTCTATGATGCTGCGTTGACTGATACGATGTGGATTGGTTTGTCCGCTGTAATTTTTTATGTTTTAGCAGGCGCTGTCCGTTTAGCCCGCTATAATGTAGAAGAATTCGATGGTTCGTATTATGGCATGCCCATAACAGTAGCTGGTGTCTTACTTACTTTAAGTTATTTTGCAGTTCCGTATTTGATTGCACCTTACATTGTGATTTATATGTGCGTACTTGCATGGCTTATGGTTAGTCGTATTCGTATAGCGAAAGTGTGA
- a CDS encoding hemerythrin domain-containing protein yields the protein MSGPALRQLHSHKAIHEGGLSGAIMKTDELIEYVEQGETEMVQQACDHLLDYWKTRVISHADAEEDGFYKQVMEDKPELERDIIQLTRDHDLMRILVADIEALREEDPTVTPEIMQKFNGLIVVNELHSREEERLLFQS from the coding sequence ATGTCAGGACCCGCGTTAAGACAGCTTCATTCACATAAAGCGATTCATGAAGGTGGACTTTCTGGAGCCATAATGAAAACAGATGAGCTAATAGAATATGTAGAACAAGGTGAAACGGAAATGGTTCAGCAAGCTTGCGATCATTTATTAGATTATTGGAAGACGCGCGTCATCAGTCATGCGGATGCCGAAGAAGACGGCTTTTATAAACAAGTAATGGAAGACAAGCCGGAACTTGAGCGAGACATTATCCAGCTTACACGCGACCATGATTTAATGCGAATACTCGTTGCAGACATCGAGGCGTTACGTGAGGAAGACCCAACCGTGACGCCTGAAATTATGCAGAAATTTAACGGCTTAATTGTAGTGAATGAATTACATAGCCGAGAAGAAGAGCGCTTATTATTTCAATCATAA
- the asd gene encoding archaetidylserine decarboxylase (Phosphatidylserine decarboxylase is synthesized as a single chain precursor. Generation of the pyruvoyl active site from a Ser is coupled to cleavage of a Gly-Ser bond between the larger (beta) and smaller (alpha chains). It is an integral membrane protein.), which yields MKKHIFTSFVELTGSPVSSALLKQLTTSRISKPLIKPFASFYHIQVDEAEYPIEHYKSLNDFFTRSLQPGKRKMDRSQKVLISPVDGVLSDSGSIDTQQQFSVKDKIYSLTSLLGDAEKAARYTNGYYYLFYLSPRHYHHFHYPISGTLVNRYALGSTSYPVNDLGIRMRSDVFSSNHRVISELSTDFGRIAIVKVGALNVNSVRIANSETTCVKGQDFGHFAFGSTVILFIEQNDAFTPEEMPFTEIQVGDRIGEWQS from the coding sequence ATGAAAAAACATATTTTCACATCATTTGTTGAATTAACAGGATCACCAGTCAGTTCGGCTTTGCTTAAACAACTAACTACCTCACGCATTAGCAAACCGCTAATTAAGCCATTTGCGTCGTTCTATCATATTCAAGTAGACGAAGCAGAATACCCGATAGAACATTATAAAAGTCTTAATGACTTTTTTACTCGTTCATTACAGCCCGGCAAAAGAAAGATGGATCGCAGTCAAAAAGTCTTAATCTCACCAGTTGATGGTGTTTTGAGCGACTCAGGCAGTATCGATACACAACAACAATTTAGTGTGAAAGATAAAATATACAGTCTAACTTCACTGCTTGGGGATGCGGAAAAAGCCGCTCGTTATACGAATGGTTATTATTATTTATTCTATCTTTCTCCAAGACATTATCATCATTTCCATTATCCTATTTCGGGAACGTTAGTAAATCGTTATGCATTAGGTTCTACTTCGTATCCCGTAAATGATTTAGGAATTCGGATGCGAAGCGATGTGTTTTCTTCGAACCATAGAGTCATTTCGGAACTCTCGACGGATTTTGGACGGATAGCGATCGTCAAAGTGGGTGCTTTAAATGTAAATAGTGTTCGCATTGCAAATTCTGAAACGACTTGTGTAAAGGGGCAAGATTTTGGTCATTTTGCATTTGGGTCCACTGTTATTTTATTCATTGAACAGAATGATGCATTTACGCCCGAAGAAATGCCTTTTACAGAAATTCAAGTGGGTGATAGGATCGGAGAGTGGCAATCGTAA